CGAACCGGTTCCCAGGAGACCCGACGGGGGGACGAGCCTGTGCGGTAGCGACACGGGCGAATCTCGGGAAACCGCCGTTCAGTGCATGGAGACCGACGGAATATCACGTTGAGTGATCAATCTGACGGGTGGCCGAGCGTCGAGGGTCGTGTTCCGCCGACGAGGTGAGGCCGTGCGGGACGCTTCGGGCCGGCGGGCCCGAAGCGGTCAACCGATGTTGTCCTCCTCGGCGAGGCCCTCGCGCAGCTTCTTCAGCGTGCGGGCGAGGAGGCGCGAGACGTGCATCTGCGAGATCCCGACACGTTCGGCGATCTGGGTCTGCGTCATGTTGTGGACGAACCGCAGCGCGAGAATGGTGCGTTCCCGTTCGGGGAGTTTTCTGACCAGCGGTTGGAGCGTCTCGTGGTTCTCCACGCCCGCCAGCGCCGCGTCCTCCTCCCCCAAGGTGTCGCCGAGAGCGAGGTTCTCGGTGTCCGCCGAGAGCACCTCGTCCAGTGACATGGAGTGGTAGGCGTTGCCCGCCTCCAAACCCTCGTAGACCTCTTCGGGGGTGAGGCCGAGGTGCTCGGCGATCTCGCTGGGCGTCGGCGCCCTGCCGAGGCGCTGGGACAGCTGGGTGCCGGCGTTGTTGATCGAAAGGTGCAGTTCCTTCAACCGGCGGGGCACTCGGATGACCCACCCGGTGTCCCGGAAATGCCTGCGCACCTCGCCCATCACCGTGGGCACGGCAAACGACAGGAAGTCGGACCCGCGGGAGGGGTCGAAGCGGTCCACCGCGTTGATCAACCCAACGCGAGCCACCTGCACCAGGTCCTCCTTGGCGACTCCCCGGCCGGAGAACCGCTGCGCGATGTGTTCGGCCAGCGGGAGATGGCCGGTGACGAGCTTGTCCCGCAGTTCGCTTCGGCGCGGGTCGTCCTCGGCGAGCGAAACGAACTCGTGGAATAGCGGCGCCAGGTGCTGGTAGTCGTCCGACGCGGTCCGCGATCCGTGTGTGGTCGATTCGGTCACGTAAAAGCCGGCTTCCGTTTCGCGAGCTCGATGTGAATCCAGGTACCTTGCCCGTTCTGGCTGTTCTCCTCCGCCCAGGCCGACGCCGAGTCCGCGAGCGTGGTCAACACCTTCCAGCCGAACGACGTGGTGCTGGGGGCCTCCGCCTCGCCCGAGGCCACGGCACCCCGGAACAGCAGTTGATCCTCGTCGACCGTGAAGCGGCAGATCATCGTGCTGCCCGGAATGGCGCGGGTGATGAGCGTCGAACATGCCTCGTCCACCGCGAGCCGGAGATCGGCGATGGAGTCGAGGTCGAAGTCCACCCGCATCGCGATGCTCGCCGCGACCGACCGGATGATGGGTAGGTGCACCAGGCTCGCACCGAGCCGGAGTTCGATGTCGTCCTGCGCGCCGATGCTGCTCGTCGGCGGCTTTGTCTCGGTCACTGTCACCTCGGTGTTCTGCCGACCGTTCAAAGTTCCCCGCCCACAGTAGCGACGATTGTGGCCATATTTGCTCTGCTTTCTAGTCGTGGCGCAAAATTGCGCCGAATCCGTCGATGATTTCCCTTTCCCCGGTTACGCCGACCACGTCGGCGCCCACGGTCGCCGCCGCCATCGGCAGTGCCTCGTCGGCTCGCGCGTGCTCGACCTCGTCGACCCCGTAGGCCGTGGTGAGTTCCTCCTCCTGCACGGCGAGCAGCGAAGGATCGGGGCCCACGAGCACCTCGGAGTCGTCGGGGTCGCTCACGAGGAGCGTCTCGACGTTGTGTTCCCGCAGCGCGGTGGTGACGGCTTCGAGGCCCTGCACGGCGAGGCCGGTCGGTTTGGCCAGCGCCGTCTCGAACCGCTCCGTCACCTCGGCCCTGCGTTTGCGTGTGGCCTCGGCGAGGAGCTCGTCGATGAGCGTGTCGAGTTCGGCGTTGCCCGAGCCCTCCTTGCGGCCGCCGGGTTCGACCTCGCGGGCGTGGTCGCGCACCGCCTGTGGCAGGGTGTCGAGCAGGACCTTGCGGGACTGGGGGTCGCCCGCGACGACGACGAGGGTGGCGCCGATCCGGCGAGCGACGACTCCGACGTGTACGGCGGCCTTCTCGATGTTGTTCTTGACGACTTCCTCGGTGTGGGCCTGGATGTTGCGGTGCGACCAGCCCCCACCGGGCACCTTGTGGACCTGCGAGTCGGCGCCCTCGACGGTGCGTGAGTCGATCACCGTGCCGTGTTCGTCGACCGCCGTGACGTCCGCTCCCACCCGATCCACCACCACGACGACGTGTGGGGGAGGGAGTTCGCCGTGTTCGGCGAGCGGTACCAGGTACGGCATCCGGGAGACACGGGCCACCGGCCGGGCGGGCGGCTCTTTGAGTCGCTGGTCGAGCAACACCCTCTCAGCGGTGGCCACCACCGCGCGCCCGGAGGAACCCACGGGTGGTTCACCGCCGAGCACCGCCCTCTCCACGGTGGCGAGCGTCCGTTCGCTCGCGCCCTGCTCGGCGAGTTCCTCGCGCAACTCACGCCACGTCAGTTCGCGGTGCTTGGCCGCGTCCTCGGTGTTGTGGGTGTCGTCGAAGTAGATCGAGGCGAACGGGCCGTCGGCCGTGGTCAGCTCGCGCAACCTCGTGGTGTCCACTCCTGCCTCCTCGTGCGCCGACCTGTTGGCATTGACTACCCGATACGGGTGAGGTGAAACGCGATTGAAGATCCACAACGGCGACGTGGGTGGTGACCCTGCCCACCCTTTTCGGGGCTACGAGGACCGCGGCCTTCTCGACTGCCTATTGTCAGCCCGCGTGAGTGCAGCATGATCTGGTGGCATGCCGTCCTGATCACCGTTGCGGGCGTCTGGGCGGGAATGATCAATACGGTTGTCGGTTCGGGGACGCTCGTGACCTTCCCCGTGCTCGTGGCACTCGGTTACCCGCCGGTGACGGCGACGACGTCGAACGCGATCGGACTCGCGCCGGGCAGTATCAGCGGTGCCATCGGCTACCGGCACGAGCTGCGAGGGCAGCGCAAACGCTTGCTGAGTTTCGCCCCCGCGTCCCTGATCGGCGCCATCTGCGGTGCCGTCCTGCTGCTGTCGCTGCCCCCCGACGCCTTTGAGACCGTGGTGCCCGCGCTCGTCGGTCTGGCGGTGGTGCTGGTCATCGTGCAGCCGAAGGTGTCGAGCTGGGTCATGCGGCGCCGCGAGGAGCGGAGCGCGGCGAACGACTCCGGGTCCGGCCTCGGCGGCTCGCTGCTGGTGCTCACGCTGATCTTCCTGATCGGCGTGTACGGCGGGTACTTCACCGCCGCGCAGGGCGTGATGTTGATGGCCGTGATGGGCATGCTGATCAACGAGACGATGCAGCGTCTCAACGCGGTGAAGAACGTGCTGTCGGCCATCGTCAACGTCGTCGCCGGCACCGTCTACGCGTTCGTGGCACCGGTGAACTGGCTCGTCGTCCTGCTGCTGGCCGTGGGCTCCGTCGCGGGCGGCCTGCTCGGGGCGAAGATCGGGCGCAAGCTCTCGCCCACGGCGCTGCGAACGGTGATCGTGATCGTCGGCCTTGCCGCGATGGTGCAGCTGGTCGTCAGGCAGCTGTGACGCGGCCGGGGCGGTCGTGCCGCCCCGGCGGGCCGGTGGGGACGACTCACGCCGAGAAGGCGCGTGCCGCCTCCAGGAAGGTGTCGTTCTCCTCCCGCGTGCCGATGGTGACGCGTGCCCCCTCGCCCGTGAACGGGCGCACGACCACCTTGTGGGCCAACGCGTGTTCGGCGAACGCGGTCGTGCGCTCGCCCAGGGGGAGCCACACGAAGTTGGCCAGCGTCTCGGGGACCTCGTAGCCCAGGTCGAGGAGGGCGTCGCGGACGCGGGTGCGCTCGGCCACGATGTCGGCGCACCGGGCCAGCAGCTCGTCTTTCGCGTCGAGGGAGGCCAGCGCGGCCGTCTGCGCGAGGGCGTTGACGCTGAACGCCACGTACACCTTGCGGACGGCTTCGATCACCTCGTCGGCCGCGACCGCGTATCCCACGCGGAGACCGGCCAGCCCGTACGCCTTCGAGAAGGTCCGCAGCACCGCCACGTTGGGGCGGGTGCGCGCAAACTCCAGGCCGTCGGGCACCTCCGGGTCGGTGACGAACTCCCGGTACGCCTCGTCCAGCACCACGACCACGTCGGAGGGCACCGCGTCGAGGAATCGCGTGAGCTCGGCCCTACGCACGGCCGTGCCGGTGGGGTTGTTCGGGTTGCACACGAACACCAGCCGGGTCCTCGGCGTGATGGCCGCCAGCATCGCGTCGAGGTCGTGGGTGTGGGAGGAGGTCAGCGGCACCCGCACCGGCGTCGCGTTGCCGACCTGCGTGACGATCGGGTACGCCTCGAACGAACGCCAGGCGAACAGCACCTCGTCGCCGGGGGCACACAGGGCCTGCACGAACTGCTGGCACAGCGACACGGAACCACAGCCGACGGCTATCCGGGACGTCGGGACGTCGAACTCGCCCGCCAGGCGTTCGACGAGGGCCCAGGCACCCATATCCGGGTAACGGTTGATCTCCCCGCTGGCCTTCGCGATGGCGTCCGCCACGCTCGGCAGCGGACCTCCGGGCACCTCGTTGCTGGCGAGTTTGATGGCCCCCGGAACGGTCCGTCCCGGTACGTAGGCGGGCAGGGCGGCGAGGTCGGCACGTGTCGGGATCGCTGACATGACGACTCCTCGGCATCGAGAACGGGTCGCGACCAACCTACCGTGCTCCTTTCGCCCCGAGTATCTGCGAACTCACGTTGACCATGGGAGTACCGACGGTGGTTGAGTAGGCACATGACGCAGACGCACACGCAGGACTACGAGCGAACAGACGGGCGCCGGCTGAGGTTGACCTACGCCGAACCGGACGGCGCCGTGCGTGGCGGTCTCGTGGTCCTCCACGAGGTGGGAGGCGTGACCGACGCCGCGCGGCTGCTCGTCGCCTCGCTCGCGGCGGAGGGTTGGCTCGCGGCGGCGCCGCACATCGACGAGGTCGACACCGAAGCCGAGCGCGGCGCGGGGTCGTCGCTGCTCGCCGCCACCGACACCACCCTCGCGTGGCTCGTCGACCACGGCGTCCGAGGCGACCAGGTGGGCGTCGTCGGATTCGACCTGGGGGGAACGGCGGCGCTGGTGGTGGCCGCCAACCGGAAACTGGGCGCGGCCGTGAGCGTAGGCGGCCGTGGCATCGGTGAGCCCGCCGCCCCCGGTTTCCCCACGCTCCTGGACATCGCGGGCACGCTCACGAGCCCGTGGCTGGGGCTCTATGGTGACGACGGCGACGCGGTCGAGCAGGCCGAGATCGACAAGCTGCGGGAGGAGGCGGGCCGGGCGAAGGTCGCCACCAACGTGGTGCGCTACGCCGGCGCGAGCCACCGCTTCGACGCCGATCCCGAGGCCGCCGCGGAGGCGTGGCAACGCACGCTGGCCTGGTTCGACGCTCACCTGCGCTGATGCCGTGACACGCCGTGCCGAGCACACTGTCGGACGGCCAAATATGTGCTCGAAGGACGACGCGATCGAGTGCATTTTTGCCCTAGGCTGCGGCCATGAGTGCTGACGGTACTGGCAACGACGCAGTAGACAGCGCGGACGCTCCCGAGGTGCTGTGGCAGCCCACCTCGGAGCAGATCGAGCACTCCCGCATCGCCGACTTCCGGCGTTGGCTACGGGAGAACCGTGGCGTGAACGTCGCCGACTACGGCGAGCTGTGGTCGTACTCGGTGGACTCGCTGCCGGAGTTCTGGTCGGCGGTGACGGAGTATCTCGGCGTGCGGTGGCACGACACGCCGCACGAGGTGCTGTCGGACGAGCGTATGCCGGGTGCGCGGTGGTTCACCGGTGGCACGCTCAACTACGCCGAGCACGCTCTGCGTGGCGTCGCGGGCGCCGAGAAGGCGGACGACGACCTCGCGGTGATCTTCTGCCGGGAGGACGGCGTCGAGCGGCAGCTCACCTACGGCGCGCTGCGTGGCGAGGTCGCCGCGGCGCGGGCGGCGCTGCGCGAGCTCGGCGTCGGTAAGGGCGACCGGGTGGTGGCGCTCGCGCCGAACTGCCCGCAGACCCTGGTGGCGTTCCTCGCCGCCGCGAGCCTGGGCGCGACGTGGTCGTCGTGCTCGCCCGACTTCGGTGTGCGGGCCGTGGTCGACCGCTTCGCGCAGATCGAGCCGAAGGTCCTGATCGCCGTCAACGGCTACGTCTACAACGGGCGGGCGTTCGACGTGCGGCCGACCGTCGAGCGGCTGCGTTCGCAGCTTCCCGGCCTGGCGGCCACCGTGCTGGTGGACTACGAGGGCGGCGGCCGGGTCCAGGGCACGCTCGACTGGGACTCGCTGCTGGCCCGGCACGCCGGTGCCGAACTCGACTTCGAGCCGGTGGAGTCCGACCACCCGCTGTGGGTGCTGTACTCGTCGGGCACCACGGGACTGCCGAAGGGCATCGTGCAGGGGCACGGCGGAATCACCGTCGAGCACCTGAAGGCGCTGGCCCTGCACTGCGGTCTCGGACCGGGGGAGCGGTTCTTCTGGTTCACCACCACGGGCTGGATGATGTGGAACTTCCTCGTCTCGGGTCTGCTCGTGGGGGCCACCCTCGTGCTGTACGACGGCAGTCCGGGACATCCGGACCTGCGGACGCTCTGGCGGTTGGCGGAGCGGCACCGCATCACCTACTTCGGCACCTCCGCGCCGTTCGTGCAGAGCTGCCTCAAGGCGCGACTGCGGCCGGCGGAGGAGTTCGACCTGTCGTCCCTGCGGGCGTTGGGGTCGACGGGCGCGCCGCTGTCGGTCGAGGGCTTCCGGTGGATCGCCGACGAGGTGGGGCGCCACGTGCAGATCTGCTCGGTGTCCGGTGGGACGGACCTGTGCACGGCGTTTGTGGGCGCCGCGCCCGACGTACCCGTGTGGCTGGGCGAGCTGTCGTGTCGCTCGCTCGGTGCGGCGGTGGAGGCGTACGACGAGGCGGGCAGGCCGGTGATCGACCAGGTGGGCGAGCTGGTGATCACCAAGCCGATGCCGTCGATGCCGGTGTTCTTCTGGAACGACCCGGACGGCAAGCGTTTGCGGGAGGCGTACTTCGAGGACTTCCCCGGCGTGTGGCGGCACGGTGACTGGGTCAAGCTCACCGCTCGCGGTTCGGCGATCATCTACGGCCGCAGCGACTCGACCCTCAACCGCGGCGGCGTGCGCATGGGCACGGCCGAGTTCTACCGCGTCGTCGAGAGCTTCGACGAGGTACGCGACTCGCTCGTGATCGACACGTCGGCGGGCGAGGAAGGGGAGCTGCTGTGCTTCCTCGTGCTGGCCGAGGGGGCGTCGCTGGAGGAACTCGAACAGCGGCTGCGCAAGGAGCTGCGCAAGGCGCTGTCGCCGCGTCACGTGCCCGACCGGTTCGTGCCCGTGGAGGCGGTGCCGAGGACCTTGAACGGCAAGAAGTGCGAGGTTCCGGTGAAGAAGATCCTCATGGGGGTCGACCCCGACCGTGCCGTGAGCCGCGACGCGTTGGCCAACCCGGAGTCGCTGCAGTCCTTTGTGGCGCTGGCGAGCGGGAAATGACCTGGTCATCCCCATAATGGGGGGTGGGTGAAACGGCCTCGGCGGGGGCGTGTAACCTATGGACGCAGTGGTCGCGACCTGGGAGGCTTCGCCTAGTCTGGTCTATGGCGCCGCACTGCTAATGCGGTTGGGGGTGACCCCCCTCCCGGGTTCAAATCCCGGAGCCTCCGCCGGGGCTCGGCACCCCGCCGAGCACCAGCCCGACACGATCGGGTATAACTGAAGACGATGCGCCCGTAGCTC
The window above is part of the Saccharomonospora glauca K62 genome. Proteins encoded here:
- a CDS encoding SigB/SigF/SigG family RNA polymerase sigma factor, with product MTESTTHGSRTASDDYQHLAPLFHEFVSLAEDDPRRSELRDKLVTGHLPLAEHIAQRFSGRGVAKEDLVQVARVGLINAVDRFDPSRGSDFLSFAVPTVMGEVRRHFRDTGWVIRVPRRLKELHLSINNAGTQLSQRLGRAPTPSEIAEHLGLTPEEVYEGLEAGNAYHSMSLDEVLSADTENLALGDTLGEEDAALAGVENHETLQPLVRKLPERERTILALRFVHNMTQTQIAERVGISQMHVSRLLARTLKKLREGLAEEDNIG
- a CDS encoding ATP-binding protein, producing the protein MTETKPPTSSIGAQDDIELRLGASLVHLPIIRSVAASIAMRVDFDLDSIADLRLAVDEACSTLITRAIPGSTMICRFTVDEDQLLFRGAVASGEAEAPSTTSFGWKVLTTLADSASAWAEENSQNGQGTWIHIELAKRKPAFT
- a CDS encoding Rv2629 family ribosome hibernation factor, with the translated sequence MDTTRLRELTTADGPFASIYFDDTHNTEDAAKHRELTWRELREELAEQGASERTLATVERAVLGGEPPVGSSGRAVVATAERVLLDQRLKEPPARPVARVSRMPYLVPLAEHGELPPPHVVVVVDRVGADVTAVDEHGTVIDSRTVEGADSQVHKVPGGGWSHRNIQAHTEEVVKNNIEKAAVHVGVVARRIGATLVVVAGDPQSRKVLLDTLPQAVRDHAREVEPGGRKEGSGNAELDTLIDELLAEATRKRRAEVTERFETALAKPTGLAVQGLEAVTTALREHNVETLLVSDPDDSEVLVGPDPSLLAVQEEELTTAYGVDEVEHARADEALPMAAATVGADVVGVTGEREIIDGFGAILRHD
- a CDS encoding sulfite exporter TauE/SafE family protein yields the protein MIWWHAVLITVAGVWAGMINTVVGSGTLVTFPVLVALGYPPVTATTSNAIGLAPGSISGAIGYRHELRGQRKRLLSFAPASLIGAICGAVLLLSLPPDAFETVVPALVGLAVVLVIVQPKVSSWVMRRREERSAANDSGSGLGGSLLVLTLIFLIGVYGGYFTAAQGVMLMAVMGMLINETMQRLNAVKNVLSAIVNVVAGTVYAFVAPVNWLVVLLLAVGSVAGGLLGAKIGRKLSPTALRTVIVIVGLAAMVQLVVRQL
- the hisC gene encoding histidinol-phosphate transaminase; translated protein: MSAIPTRADLAALPAYVPGRTVPGAIKLASNEVPGGPLPSVADAIAKASGEINRYPDMGAWALVERLAGEFDVPTSRIAVGCGSVSLCQQFVQALCAPGDEVLFAWRSFEAYPIVTQVGNATPVRVPLTSSHTHDLDAMLAAITPRTRLVFVCNPNNPTGTAVRRAELTRFLDAVPSDVVVVLDEAYREFVTDPEVPDGLEFARTRPNVAVLRTFSKAYGLAGLRVGYAVAADEVIEAVRKVYVAFSVNALAQTAALASLDAKDELLARCADIVAERTRVRDALLDLGYEVPETLANFVWLPLGERTTAFAEHALAHKVVVRPFTGEGARVTIGTREENDTFLEAARAFSA
- a CDS encoding dienelactone hydrolase family protein; its protein translation is MTQTHTQDYERTDGRRLRLTYAEPDGAVRGGLVVLHEVGGVTDAARLLVASLAAEGWLAAAPHIDEVDTEAERGAGSSLLAATDTTLAWLVDHGVRGDQVGVVGFDLGGTAALVVAANRKLGAAVSVGGRGIGEPAAPGFPTLLDIAGTLTSPWLGLYGDDGDAVEQAEIDKLREEAGRAKVATNVVRYAGASHRFDADPEAAAEAWQRTLAWFDAHLR
- a CDS encoding acetoacetate--CoA ligase, which translates into the protein MSADGTGNDAVDSADAPEVLWQPTSEQIEHSRIADFRRWLRENRGVNVADYGELWSYSVDSLPEFWSAVTEYLGVRWHDTPHEVLSDERMPGARWFTGGTLNYAEHALRGVAGAEKADDDLAVIFCREDGVERQLTYGALRGEVAAARAALRELGVGKGDRVVALAPNCPQTLVAFLAAASLGATWSSCSPDFGVRAVVDRFAQIEPKVLIAVNGYVYNGRAFDVRPTVERLRSQLPGLAATVLVDYEGGGRVQGTLDWDSLLARHAGAELDFEPVESDHPLWVLYSSGTTGLPKGIVQGHGGITVEHLKALALHCGLGPGERFFWFTTTGWMMWNFLVSGLLVGATLVLYDGSPGHPDLRTLWRLAERHRITYFGTSAPFVQSCLKARLRPAEEFDLSSLRALGSTGAPLSVEGFRWIADEVGRHVQICSVSGGTDLCTAFVGAAPDVPVWLGELSCRSLGAAVEAYDEAGRPVIDQVGELVITKPMPSMPVFFWNDPDGKRLREAYFEDFPGVWRHGDWVKLTARGSAIIYGRSDSTLNRGGVRMGTAEFYRVVESFDEVRDSLVIDTSAGEEGELLCFLVLAEGASLEELEQRLRKELRKALSPRHVPDRFVPVEAVPRTLNGKKCEVPVKKILMGVDPDRAVSRDALANPESLQSFVALASGK